The Falco biarmicus isolate bFalBia1 chromosome 7, bFalBia1.pri, whole genome shotgun sequence genome contains the following window.
AGTTTGATTGATAGCAGCCTCATTGTCCATCTGCCCAAGAGTCTGTTGCAATAAAAAAGTTTATCTTGCAAATTATCAAAACGAGCAGCGATACTGAATGCTTCTCCAATTGCTATTAAAACTGCACAGTCACAGGGTCGTTTAGAACCTCATTGCTAGAACTGCTGCCTGACTGCAAGAGCCCATCACACTGACAAGCACCGGTTCACAGAAGAGCTTCGCCTAGTTCAGGCTGGCCATACATTTTGTAAGTTCAGATGGAAGCTGTGCCTCCACCATTGGTTGGTTTAAACACTTGAAGAGTATCGGCACAACACTTAATGAGCGGCAAACTGAAGCTACGCCAGCAGAAAGGAGGCTTTTCTCCACCTCCCTGGAAACAACAGGCTGCTTTCAGGAATGGGAAAAGGCAAAAGCCTTGAAACATAAACCAGCACCAAACCAGACAGGTTTTGCAGCTGAGCTTTTCAGTTCACAAGCAGCATAAAGACAGTCAGTGTGAAGAACTCTAAATGCAAaccacccacagcagcacctgcagctgctcacagcGCTGGCTCTCCCCGGCGCAGGGCAGGCCAGTGCCTCGCCTTCCCCCGGCAAGGGCTGCTCTTACCGTTTGTGTCTCCTCCGCAGCAGACGAAGAGGCTGCTACGCTCTCCTCCCCGGACCTCATCATGGACTGCAGCGCCAGCTCTTCCACCTGCAAACAAGGGAACGCAGAagcctttgcttttatttcttggaCGTTGTATTTCAAGTactacatatttaaaaaatctattttttttaataacagaaagcttttaaatcGCGTTTCACCACTTTCCAGCTTCAATACACGGCAGGACGGTGACGACCCCGCACCAGCCGCGTTTAACGGGACACCCCAGCTGTGTGTAGCTTCGCGTGTATTTTGCCGAGGTGAAAAGCCACGGGGGTTCAGCAGCAGGCACGGCCCCCCCGAGCGCGGCAGCCGCTGGCTCACAGCGCCGGTGCTGGGCGCAGTCACCGAGGCTGGAACAGACCTTTGGGACCACGGAGCCCACCCGTTAACCCGGCTCTGCCAAGCCCGCCACTAAGCCATGCCGCTAAGCGCCGCAGCCGCGCGGTTTCTAAGCGCCTGGAGGGGTGGCGGACCCCCGCGCCGCCGGTGCTCGCGGAGGCTGTACCCGCACCGCGCCTTAGGCCCCGGCCAACAGGcaggcgcggccccgccgcagcccgcgcccccccctccccgcctcccgccgcgccgggcccggccgcccccgccccgcgttgggcccccgccccggccggtGCCCGCGGACCTTGAGGCGGGTGAGCTGGTCGCGCAGCGCCGCCTTCACCCGCAGCAGCGTCTCCTCCTCCTTGCGCAGCTCCTGC
Protein-coding sequences here:
- the SNAPC5 gene encoding snRNA-activating protein complex subunit 5 isoform X2 — translated: MLSRLQELRKEEETLLRVKAALRDQLTRLKVEELALQSMMRSGEESVAASSSAAEETQTTLGQMDNEAAINQTELHLSLKHHEEEEEEEEEESDS
- the SNAPC5 gene encoding snRNA-activating protein complex subunit 5 isoform X1, translating into MLSRLQELRKEEETLLRVKAALRDQLTRLKVEELALQSMMRSGEESVAASSSAAEETQTGGGEKPPFCWRSFSLPLIKCCADTLQVFKPTNGGGTASI